Proteins from a single region of Halorubrum sp. 2020YC2:
- a CDS encoding LAGLIDADG family homing endonuclease, producing the protein MAQAGTQDLTERFIQFYRNYYREEIGTLAQRYPNEQRSLYVSYDDLFQFDRDLAEDFLNKPEQMREYAEEALRLYDLPADVSLGRAHVRIEDLPESVDIRGIRVHDDHISKLVSVQGIVRKATDVRPKVTEAAFECQRCGTMTYIPQSDGGFQEPHECQGCERQGPFRVNFDQSEFVDSQKLRIQESPEGLRGGETPQSLDVDIVDDITGEVSPGDHVTCVGVLHIEQVEQGNEKSAIFDLYMDGVSIAIEDEEFEDMDITEADKRDIIELSERDDIYEAMVGSIAPAIYGYEEEKLAMILQLFSGVTKHLPDGSRIRGDLHMLLIGDPGTGKSQMISYVENIAPRSVYTSGKGSSAAGLCVTGDTKIHTSDGFLPIREIATEYHPEPVESETSADAEHDLYTFDRASGRIELTESSHAWRMPEKPCRRIETAHGKNLEASVNTPVLVCGENGIEWRPISDVETGDHVGVPKYVDIDRSSPPVREYIELTEEKIKPTDESIEVLRTELIEEFGTLRDAAAELGLSEDFVYDTLSNRHIPLDKLNTVLTATGTGIGEIDIDHVMIHHGEEVTIPDEFDADLLYLIGLVFGDGDVMVSRRGGNRGRVRISNSDEELLERAANIFETKFGKSVDIEYQDDRVPCVRLHSATVARFFSNVGVESPKDDIALDPNLTTAEHADAFLRGLFDADGSVCGRDNGGSSVQFSTVCGELAEQVQLMLETYGVRSRMRERDRRGTYERADGHEIESTSIQTHLAIYGKELDLFADQVGFRSTEKSAALDEIVHDAPRRGELLPVGSTLARTDGGAGRYWQNLNRGDDPSRERTLSMIDDLDLGAVGSVVEEVAKANLVWDEVVDAENTGEKEVFDLTVPDTHNFLGNGLVTHNTAAAVRDDFGDGQQWSLEAGALVLADKGIAAVDELDKMDSSDRSAMHEGLEQQKISVSKAGINATLKARCSLLGAANPKYGRFDQYEPIGEQIDLEPALISRFDLIFTVTDSPDPEHDSRLAQHIIKTNYAGELNTQREELASSEFTSEQVAEVTEEVAPEIDAELLRKYVAHAKRSCYPTMTDEAKEVIEEFYVDLRSKGADEDAPVPVTARKLEAMVRLSEASARVRLSDTVEREDADRATDIVESCLKDIGVDPETGQFDADVVETGTSKSQRDRIKNIKGLIADIEEEYQEGAPVDEVLDRAGEIGMDPGKAEQEIEKLRTKGEVYEPKQGHLRTT; encoded by the coding sequence ATGGCTCAGGCCGGCACCCAGGACCTCACGGAGCGGTTCATTCAGTTCTATCGCAACTACTACCGCGAGGAGATCGGCACCCTCGCACAGCGGTATCCCAACGAGCAGCGCTCGCTGTACGTCTCCTACGACGACCTCTTTCAGTTCGACCGCGACCTCGCTGAGGACTTCCTCAACAAGCCCGAGCAGATGCGCGAGTACGCCGAGGAGGCCCTGCGGCTCTACGACCTCCCCGCCGACGTCAGCCTCGGCCGCGCGCACGTCCGCATCGAGGACCTCCCCGAGAGCGTCGATATCCGGGGAATTCGCGTCCACGACGACCACATCAGCAAGCTCGTCTCGGTTCAGGGGATCGTCCGGAAGGCCACCGACGTGCGCCCGAAGGTGACCGAGGCCGCCTTCGAGTGCCAGCGCTGCGGCACGATGACGTACATCCCGCAGTCCGACGGCGGCTTTCAAGAGCCCCACGAGTGTCAGGGCTGCGAGCGACAGGGTCCATTCCGGGTGAACTTCGACCAGTCCGAGTTCGTCGACTCCCAGAAGCTCCGGATTCAGGAGTCGCCCGAGGGGCTGCGCGGCGGCGAGACGCCCCAGTCGCTCGACGTCGACATCGTCGACGACATCACCGGCGAGGTGAGCCCCGGCGACCACGTCACCTGCGTCGGGGTCCTCCACATCGAGCAGGTCGAGCAGGGCAACGAGAAGTCCGCCATCTTCGACCTGTACATGGACGGCGTCTCCATCGCCATCGAGGACGAGGAGTTCGAGGACATGGACATCACCGAGGCAGACAAACGCGACATCATCGAGCTCTCCGAGCGCGACGACATCTACGAGGCGATGGTCGGCTCCATCGCCCCCGCAATCTACGGCTACGAGGAGGAGAAGCTCGCGATGATCCTCCAGCTGTTCTCCGGCGTCACGAAGCATCTCCCGGACGGCTCGCGAATTCGAGGGGACCTCCACATGCTCCTTATTGGCGACCCGGGAACGGGTAAATCTCAGATGATTTCATACGTAGAAAACATCGCGCCCCGCTCGGTGTACACCTCCGGGAAGGGGTCGTCCGCGGCGGGGTTATGCGTTACCGGAGACACGAAGATACACACGTCAGACGGATTCCTTCCGATTCGTGAGATCGCGACGGAGTACCATCCAGAACCGGTCGAATCAGAGACGAGTGCCGACGCAGAACACGATCTCTACACCTTCGACCGGGCATCTGGACGTATCGAACTCACCGAGAGTTCTCACGCTTGGCGAATGCCGGAGAAACCATGTCGCCGGATCGAGACGGCACACGGGAAGAACTTGGAAGCCTCCGTCAACACGCCCGTTCTCGTCTGCGGCGAGAACGGAATCGAGTGGCGACCGATCTCGGACGTTGAGACCGGTGACCACGTCGGAGTACCGAAATACGTCGATATCGACCGCTCATCTCCGCCAGTCCGCGAATACATCGAACTCACGGAGGAGAAAATCAAGCCCACGGACGAGTCTATCGAGGTCCTACGCACCGAACTCATCGAAGAGTTCGGAACGCTCCGCGACGCCGCAGCCGAACTCGGTCTCTCTGAGGACTTCGTGTACGATACGCTTTCGAACCGACATATTCCGCTGGATAAATTGAACACAGTTCTCACGGCGACCGGTACCGGTATCGGTGAAATCGATATCGATCATGTGATGATCCACCATGGTGAGGAAGTTACCATTCCCGATGAGTTCGACGCAGATCTACTATACCTGATTGGGCTCGTCTTCGGGGACGGTGACGTAATGGTTTCTCGCCGCGGAGGGAACCGCGGTCGTGTCCGCATCTCGAACTCCGACGAGGAGCTGCTGGAACGTGCCGCAAACATCTTCGAGACGAAGTTCGGCAAGTCCGTCGATATCGAGTATCAGGATGATCGTGTCCCCTGTGTTCGACTTCACAGTGCAACGGTTGCTCGTTTCTTCAGCAACGTCGGCGTCGAATCGCCAAAGGACGATATCGCCCTCGATCCGAATCTCACAACCGCCGAACACGCCGACGCCTTCCTACGAGGCCTGTTCGACGCTGACGGATCCGTGTGTGGACGCGATAACGGGGGATCCAGTGTTCAGTTTTCGACCGTGTGTGGCGAGCTTGCCGAGCAGGTCCAGCTGATGTTGGAAACGTACGGTGTACGGTCTCGGATGCGCGAGCGCGATCGACGTGGGACTTACGAACGTGCCGACGGTCACGAGATCGAGTCGACATCGATACAGACGCATCTAGCGATATACGGGAAAGAACTCGACTTATTCGCCGACCAGGTCGGATTCCGGTCGACGGAAAAGTCCGCCGCACTAGATGAGATCGTTCACGACGCACCTCGGCGTGGTGAACTTCTGCCCGTGGGTAGCACCCTCGCTCGTACCGACGGGGGCGCAGGTAGGTACTGGCAGAACCTAAACCGAGGAGACGATCCGAGTCGCGAGCGGACACTTTCGATGATCGATGACCTCGATCTCGGCGCTGTCGGCTCCGTCGTAGAGGAGGTAGCCAAGGCGAATCTTGTCTGGGACGAGGTCGTCGACGCCGAGAACACAGGAGAAAAAGAAGTGTTCGATCTGACGGTTCCAGACACGCACAACTTTCTCGGAAACGGACTCGTGACACACAATACCGCCGCGGCCGTCCGCGACGACTTCGGCGACGGCCAACAGTGGTCGCTCGAAGCCGGCGCGCTCGTCCTCGCGGACAAGGGAATTGCGGCAGTTGACGAGCTGGATAAAATGGATTCGTCTGATAGGTCGGCAATGCATGAAGGCCTGGAACAACAGAAGATCTCCGTCTCGAAGGCGGGGATCAACGCCACCCTCAAGGCCCGCTGCTCGCTGCTCGGCGCAGCGAACCCGAAGTACGGTCGGTTCGACCAGTACGAGCCGATCGGCGAGCAGATCGACCTCGAACCCGCGCTCATCTCGCGGTTCGACCTCATCTTCACGGTGACGGACAGCCCGGACCCGGAACACGACTCCCGGCTGGCGCAACACATCATCAAGACGAACTACGCCGGCGAGCTGAACACTCAGCGCGAGGAGCTGGCCAGCTCCGAGTTCACGTCGGAGCAGGTGGCCGAGGTGACCGAGGAGGTCGCGCCGGAGATCGACGCGGAGCTGCTCCGAAAGTACGTCGCCCACGCGAAGCGGTCGTGTTACCCGACGATGACCGACGAGGCGAAGGAGGTGATAGAGGAGTTCTACGTCGACCTGCGCTCGAAGGGCGCGGACGAGGACGCGCCGGTGCCGGTCACCGCCCGGAAGCTGGAGGCGATGGTGCGGCTCTCAGAGGCCAGCGCGCGGGTCCGCCTCTCGGACACCGTCGAGCGCGAGGACGCCGACCGCGCGACCGACATCGTCGAGTCGTGTCTCAAGGACATCGGCGTCGACCCGGAGACGGGGCAGTTCGACGCCGACGTGGTCGAGACGGGCACCTCGAAGAGCCAGCGCGACCGCATCAAGAACATCAAGGGCCTCATCGCGGACATCGAGGAGGAGTACCAGGAGGGGGCGCCCGTCGACGAGGTGCTCGACCGCGCGGGCGAGATTGGGATGGACCCGGGGAAGGCCGAGCAGGAGATCGAGAAGCTCCGGACGAAGGGAGAGGTGTACGAGCCCAAGCAGGGCCACCTGCGGACGACGTAG